One Ricinus communis isolate WT05 ecotype wild-type chromosome 2, ASM1957865v1, whole genome shotgun sequence DNA segment encodes these proteins:
- the LOC8268396 gene encoding rho GTPase-activating protein REN1 isoform X6 produces MTTNKSVNTELSQGDGGGGGGGAPRPPPSGPPPPGHPDNAASRAGNSVFKSGPLFISSKGIGWTSWKKRWFILTRTSLVFFRSDPGSLITFETFQSAVPQKGSEVNLTLGGIDLNNSGSVVVKSDKKLLTVLFPDGRDGRAFTLKAETMEDLYDWKTALENALAQAPSAALVMGQNGIFKNDPTDCVEGSFDQCVLPVKDKVPGKAMVIGRPVLLALEDVDGTPSFLEKALRYIEEHGVKVEGILRQAAAVDDVEHRIREYEQGRTEFSAGEDAHVIADCVKYFLRELPSSPVPASCCKALLEAFRKSIGGKDHNNRVNAMREAILETFPEPNRRLLQRILLMMQNVASHKAENRMSTSAVAASAAANHAQAIVITLLEEYDKIFNEGVMSPGLYSDSEECDSEDEEVTDDDESYEDDEQDDASQETDAYTDDDLNDTSSRNESGDSGEEDLSDNKGCDDLSSISNSPEVDNGSEAAELSNSVQTSLPSYREVDRGENSLGESNKNLTTLTAESDELLGDLSSKTTLENKQTGDPSVCIKRSSSMSNGRAPDINFPSSCGRTSGRKNLSMESLDYHFDDEIEIQKLEATKIDLQHRISEEVKGNAVLQANLEQRKKALNERRLALEQDVARLQEELQKERDKRMVLEAGLNNSQANQSVPVIIDEKIKEDLEEISQAEADVNNLKQKVDNLSMQLNQQRDQNYGSPHDSNNQGRKDKERDTEASAGSYLGKSANKDNLIDESTILPNKTQQADASRSSNSRSSSNSKKTSYRSEGTNSTTSALTKLTTRLNFLKERRSQLTSEILDKGRGSSQATATNKVRGSEVRQSPQIPDKSQGSEVHSVPNPDKARRSESSQSVPNPDKGLGIEGQSHKNSEKSRKSDSHQDGGKSLESQNADKGKFDGSADKGKGSGGQPKGAQRTNSR; encoded by the exons ATGACTACTAATAAGAGCGTTAACACAGAATTGTCTCAg GGAGATGGTggcggcggcggcggcggTGCTCCTCGACCACCTCCTTCCGGACCTCCGCCACCAGGACATCCTGATAATGCTGCTTCTCGTGCCGGGAATTCG GTCTTCAAGAGTGGACCTCTTTTTATTTCATCCAAAG GAATTGGTTGGACGTCATGGAAGAAACGGTGGTTTATTCTAACACGAACCTCACTGGTTTTCTTTAGAAGTGATCCA GGTTCACTCATTACATTTGAAACTTTTCAGAGTGCTGTTCCTCAAAAAGGGAGTGAAGTGAATTTGACTCTTGGTGGTATTGACCTCAACAATTCAGGCAG TGTGGTAGTGAAGTCAGACAAAAAACTCTTGACTGTTCTCTTTCCTGATGGCCGTGATGGGCGAGCTTTCACGCTTAAG GCTGAAACGATGGAAGATTTATATGATTGGAAGACTGCCCTTGAGAATGCTTTGGCACAAGCACCAAGTGCTGCACTTGTGATGGGGCAAAATGGCATCTTCAAGAATGATCCGACTGATTGTGTTGAGGGTTCATTTGATCAGTGCGTGTTACCAG TGAAGGACAAGGTGCCTGGTAAAGCAATGGTCATTGGCAGACCAGTTTTGCTTGCTTTAGAAGATGTTGATGGAACTCCATCTTTTCTAGAGAAGGCTCTTAGGTATATAGAAGAGCATG GAGTCAAGGTAGAAGGAATCTTGCGGCAAGCTGCAGCTGTTGATGATGTTGAGCATCGAATTCGAGAATACGAACAAG GGAGAACAGAGTTCTCGGCAGGGGAAGATGCACATGTGATTGCTGATTGTGTCAAG TATTTTCTCCGTGAGTTGCCATCCTCTCCAGTCCCTGCATCTTGCTGCAAGGCATTACTAGAAGCATTTCGCAAGTCTATTGGCG GAAAAGATCATAACAATCGAGTTAATGCCATGCGAGAAGCAATATTAGAAACCTTTCCTGAGCCAAATCGTCGCTTATTGCAAAG AATTCTATTGATGATGCAAAATGTGGCTTCTCACAAAGCAGAGAATCGGATGAGCACTTCAGCTGTTGCTGCTT CTGCTGCAGCTAATCATGCCCAAGCCATTGTCATAACTCTATTGGAAGAGTATGATAAGATTTTTAAT GAAGGTGTCATGTCCCCTGGACTATACTCTGACTCGGAAGAATGTGATAGTGAGGATGAGGAGGTAACTGATGACGATGAGTCTTATGAAGATGATGAACAGGATGATGCATCTCAAGAGACTGATGCGTATACTGACGATGATCTCAATGATACATCAAGCAGAAATGAGAGTGGTGACTCTGGCGAAGAAGATCTATCCGACAATAAG GGATGTGATGATCTTAGCTCTATTTCCAACTCCCCTGAAGTAGATAATGGTTCCGAAGCTGCGGAGTTGTCAAATTCAGTTCAAACTTCGTTACCTTCATATCGTGAAGTAGATAGGGGTGAGAATAGCCTGGGTGAAAGTAACAAAAATTTGACAACACTAACCGCTGAGTCGGATGAATTACTAGGAGATCTTTCCAGCAAAACTACTTTGGAGAATAAGCAAACTGGCGATCCATCTGTATGCATTAAAAGATCTTCAAGCATGTCCAATGGACGTGCACCTGATATTAATTTTCCAAGTTCTTGTGGGCGTACTTCT GGGAGGAAGAACCTTTCTATGGAATCCCTTGATTACCATTTTGATGATGA AATTGAAATCCAAAAGCTGGAGGCGACTAAAATTGATCTGCAACACAGAATTTCTGAGGAG GTTAAAGGTAATGCAGTTCTGCAAGCCAACTTAGAACAGCGAAAGAAGGCCCTGAACGAGCGCCGCCTAGCCCTCGAGCAAGAT GTGGCGAGACTACAAGAAGAGCTACAAAAGGAAAGAGACAAGAGGATGGTTCTGGAAGCAGGACTTAACAATTCTCAAGCTAACCAATCTGTTCCAGTTATCATTGATGAAAAG ATAAAGGAAGATCTAGAGGAAATAAGTCAAGCAGAGGCAGATGTCAACAATTTGAAGCAAAAGGTTGATAATCTCAGTATGCAGCTTAATCAGCAGCGTGATCAAAATTATGGTTCCCCACACGATTCAAACAATCAAGGAAG GAAAGATAAAGAGAGAGATACTGAAGCCAGTGCTGGTTCATATCTTGGAAAATCTGCAAATAAG GATAATTTAATAGATGAATCAACTATTTTACCAAACAAGACTCAGCAGGCAGATGCATCACGGAGCAGCAACTCCAGGTCTTCATCCAATTCCAAGAAGACTAGCTACAGGAGTGAG GGAACAAATTCCACTACGTCTGCTCTGACAAAGTTGACAACCCGGCTCAATTTCCTGAAGGAGCGGCGAAGCCAGCTTACCAGTGAAATCCTGGATAAAGGCCGAGGTTCAAGTCAGGCTACAGCTACTAATAAAGTTAGAGGATCAGAAGTCCGTCAATCACCGCAAATCCCAGACAAGAGCCAAGGTTCAGAAGTTCATTCTGTTCCAAATCCAGATAAAGCTAGACGATCAGAGAGCTCTCAGTCAGTCCCTAACCCAGACAAAGGGTTAGGGATAGAAGGCCAATCACAtaaaaattctgaaaaatCTAGAAAATCGGACAGTCACCAAGATGGAGGAAAATCTCTGGAAAGTCAAAATGCAGATAAAGGAAAATTTGACGGTAGTGCTGACAAAGGTAAAGGATCAGGAGGCCAACCTAAGGGAGCTCAAAGAACCAACTCCAGATGA
- the LOC8268396 gene encoding rho GTPase-activating protein REN1 isoform X5, whose amino-acid sequence MTTNKSVNTELSQGDGGGGGGGAPRPPPSGPPPPGHPDNAASRAGNSVFKSGPLFISSKGIGWTSWKKRWFILTRTSLVFFRSDPGSLITFETFQSAVPQKGSEVNLTLGGIDLNNSGSVVVKSDKKLLTVLFPDGRDGRAFTLKAETMEDLYDWKTALENALAQAPSAALVMGQNGIFKNDPTDCVEGSFDQCVLPVKDKVPGKAMVIGRPVLLALEDVDGTPSFLEKALRYIEEHGVKVEGILRQAAAVDDVEHRIREYEQGRTEFSAGEDAHVIADCVKYFLRELPSSPVPASCCKALLEAFRKSIGGKDHNNRVNAMREAILETFPEPNRRLLQRILLMMQNVASHKAENRMSTSAVAASAAANHAQAIVITLLEEYDKIFNLLQEGVMSPGLYSDSEECDSEDEEVTDDDESYEDDEQDDASQETDAYTDDDLNDTSSRNESGDSGEEDLSDNKGCDDLSSISNSPEVDNGSEAAELSNSVQTSLPSYREVDRGENSLGESNKNLTTLTAESDELLGDLSSKTTLENKQTGDPSVCIKRSSSMSNGRAPDINFPSSCGRTSGRKNLSMESLDYHFDDEIEIQKLEATKIDLQHRISEEVKGNAVLQANLEQRKKALNERRLALEQDVARLQEELQKERDKRMVLEAGLNNSQANQSVPVIIDEKIKEDLEEISQAEADVNNLKQKVDNLSMQLNQQRDQNYGSPHDSNNQGRKDKERDTEASAGSYLGKSANKDNLIDESTILPNKTQQADASRSSNSRSSSNSKKTSYRSEGTNSTTSALTKLTTRLNFLKERRSQLTSEILDKGRGSSQATATNKVRGSEVRQSPQIPDKSQGSEVHSVPNPDKARRSESSQSVPNPDKGLGIEGQSHKNSEKSRKSDSHQDGGKSLESQNADKGKFDGSADKGKGSGGQPKGAQRTNSR is encoded by the exons ATGACTACTAATAAGAGCGTTAACACAGAATTGTCTCAg GGAGATGGTggcggcggcggcggcggTGCTCCTCGACCACCTCCTTCCGGACCTCCGCCACCAGGACATCCTGATAATGCTGCTTCTCGTGCCGGGAATTCG GTCTTCAAGAGTGGACCTCTTTTTATTTCATCCAAAG GAATTGGTTGGACGTCATGGAAGAAACGGTGGTTTATTCTAACACGAACCTCACTGGTTTTCTTTAGAAGTGATCCA GGTTCACTCATTACATTTGAAACTTTTCAGAGTGCTGTTCCTCAAAAAGGGAGTGAAGTGAATTTGACTCTTGGTGGTATTGACCTCAACAATTCAGGCAG TGTGGTAGTGAAGTCAGACAAAAAACTCTTGACTGTTCTCTTTCCTGATGGCCGTGATGGGCGAGCTTTCACGCTTAAG GCTGAAACGATGGAAGATTTATATGATTGGAAGACTGCCCTTGAGAATGCTTTGGCACAAGCACCAAGTGCTGCACTTGTGATGGGGCAAAATGGCATCTTCAAGAATGATCCGACTGATTGTGTTGAGGGTTCATTTGATCAGTGCGTGTTACCAG TGAAGGACAAGGTGCCTGGTAAAGCAATGGTCATTGGCAGACCAGTTTTGCTTGCTTTAGAAGATGTTGATGGAACTCCATCTTTTCTAGAGAAGGCTCTTAGGTATATAGAAGAGCATG GAGTCAAGGTAGAAGGAATCTTGCGGCAAGCTGCAGCTGTTGATGATGTTGAGCATCGAATTCGAGAATACGAACAAG GGAGAACAGAGTTCTCGGCAGGGGAAGATGCACATGTGATTGCTGATTGTGTCAAG TATTTTCTCCGTGAGTTGCCATCCTCTCCAGTCCCTGCATCTTGCTGCAAGGCATTACTAGAAGCATTTCGCAAGTCTATTGGCG GAAAAGATCATAACAATCGAGTTAATGCCATGCGAGAAGCAATATTAGAAACCTTTCCTGAGCCAAATCGTCGCTTATTGCAAAG AATTCTATTGATGATGCAAAATGTGGCTTCTCACAAAGCAGAGAATCGGATGAGCACTTCAGCTGTTGCTGCTT CTGCTGCAGCTAATCATGCCCAAGCCATTGTCATAACTCTATTGGAAGAGTATGATAAGATTTTTAAT CTTCTCCAGGAAGGTGTCATGTCCCCTGGACTATACTCTGACTCGGAAGAATGTGATAGTGAGGATGAGGAGGTAACTGATGACGATGAGTCTTATGAAGATGATGAACAGGATGATGCATCTCAAGAGACTGATGCGTATACTGACGATGATCTCAATGATACATCAAGCAGAAATGAGAGTGGTGACTCTGGCGAAGAAGATCTATCCGACAATAAG GGATGTGATGATCTTAGCTCTATTTCCAACTCCCCTGAAGTAGATAATGGTTCCGAAGCTGCGGAGTTGTCAAATTCAGTTCAAACTTCGTTACCTTCATATCGTGAAGTAGATAGGGGTGAGAATAGCCTGGGTGAAAGTAACAAAAATTTGACAACACTAACCGCTGAGTCGGATGAATTACTAGGAGATCTTTCCAGCAAAACTACTTTGGAGAATAAGCAAACTGGCGATCCATCTGTATGCATTAAAAGATCTTCAAGCATGTCCAATGGACGTGCACCTGATATTAATTTTCCAAGTTCTTGTGGGCGTACTTCT GGGAGGAAGAACCTTTCTATGGAATCCCTTGATTACCATTTTGATGATGA AATTGAAATCCAAAAGCTGGAGGCGACTAAAATTGATCTGCAACACAGAATTTCTGAGGAG GTTAAAGGTAATGCAGTTCTGCAAGCCAACTTAGAACAGCGAAAGAAGGCCCTGAACGAGCGCCGCCTAGCCCTCGAGCAAGAT GTGGCGAGACTACAAGAAGAGCTACAAAAGGAAAGAGACAAGAGGATGGTTCTGGAAGCAGGACTTAACAATTCTCAAGCTAACCAATCTGTTCCAGTTATCATTGATGAAAAG ATAAAGGAAGATCTAGAGGAAATAAGTCAAGCAGAGGCAGATGTCAACAATTTGAAGCAAAAGGTTGATAATCTCAGTATGCAGCTTAATCAGCAGCGTGATCAAAATTATGGTTCCCCACACGATTCAAACAATCAAGGAAG GAAAGATAAAGAGAGAGATACTGAAGCCAGTGCTGGTTCATATCTTGGAAAATCTGCAAATAAG GATAATTTAATAGATGAATCAACTATTTTACCAAACAAGACTCAGCAGGCAGATGCATCACGGAGCAGCAACTCCAGGTCTTCATCCAATTCCAAGAAGACTAGCTACAGGAGTGAG GGAACAAATTCCACTACGTCTGCTCTGACAAAGTTGACAACCCGGCTCAATTTCCTGAAGGAGCGGCGAAGCCAGCTTACCAGTGAAATCCTGGATAAAGGCCGAGGTTCAAGTCAGGCTACAGCTACTAATAAAGTTAGAGGATCAGAAGTCCGTCAATCACCGCAAATCCCAGACAAGAGCCAAGGTTCAGAAGTTCATTCTGTTCCAAATCCAGATAAAGCTAGACGATCAGAGAGCTCTCAGTCAGTCCCTAACCCAGACAAAGGGTTAGGGATAGAAGGCCAATCACAtaaaaattctgaaaaatCTAGAAAATCGGACAGTCACCAAGATGGAGGAAAATCTCTGGAAAGTCAAAATGCAGATAAAGGAAAATTTGACGGTAGTGCTGACAAAGGTAAAGGATCAGGAGGCCAACCTAAGGGAGCTCAAAGAACCAACTCCAGATGA
- the LOC8268396 gene encoding rho GTPase-activating protein REN1 isoform X2 — protein MTTNKSVNTELSQGDGGGGGGGAPRPPPSGPPPPGHPDNAASRAGNSVFKSGPLFISSKGIGWTSWKKRWFILTRTSLVFFRSDPGSLITFETFQSAVPQKGSEVNLTLGGIDLNNSGSVVVKSDKKLLTVLFPDGRDGRAFTLKAETMEDLYDWKTALENALAQAPSAALVMGQNGIFKNDPTDCVEGSFDQCVLPVKDKVPGKAMVIGRPVLLALEDVDGTPSFLEKALRYIEEHGVKVEGILRQAAAVDDVEHRIREYEQGRTEFSAGEDAHVIADCVKYFLRELPSSPVPASCCKALLEAFRKSIGGKDHNNRVNAMREAILETFPEPNRRLLQRILLMMQNVASHKAENRMSTSAVAACMAPLLLRPLLAGDCEIENDFDVGGDGSMQLLQAAAAANHAQAIVITLLEEYDKIFNEGVMSPGLYSDSEECDSEDEEVTDDDESYEDDEQDDASQETDAYTDDDLNDTSSRNESGDSGEEDLSDNKGCDDLSSISNSPEVDNGSEAAELSNSVQTSLPSYREVDRGENSLGESNKNLTTLTAESDELLGDLSSKTTLENKQTGDPSVCIKRSSSMSNGRAPDINFPSSCGRTSGRKNLSMESLDYHFDDEIEIQKLEATKIDLQHRISEEVKGNAVLQANLEQRKKALNERRLALEQDVARLQEELQKERDKRMVLEAGLNNSQANQSVPVIIDEKIKEDLEEISQAEADVNNLKQKVDNLSMQLNQQRDQNYGSPHDSNNQGRKDKERDTEASAGSYLGKSANKDNLIDESTILPNKTQQADASRSSNSRSSSNSKKTSYRSEGTNSTTSALTKLTTRLNFLKERRSQLTSEILDKGRGSSQATATNKVRGSEVRQSPQIPDKSQGSEVHSVPNPDKARRSESSQSVPNPDKGLGIEGQSHKNSEKSRKSDSHQDGGKSLESQNADKGKFDGSADKGKGSGGQPKGAQRTNSR, from the exons ATGACTACTAATAAGAGCGTTAACACAGAATTGTCTCAg GGAGATGGTggcggcggcggcggcggTGCTCCTCGACCACCTCCTTCCGGACCTCCGCCACCAGGACATCCTGATAATGCTGCTTCTCGTGCCGGGAATTCG GTCTTCAAGAGTGGACCTCTTTTTATTTCATCCAAAG GAATTGGTTGGACGTCATGGAAGAAACGGTGGTTTATTCTAACACGAACCTCACTGGTTTTCTTTAGAAGTGATCCA GGTTCACTCATTACATTTGAAACTTTTCAGAGTGCTGTTCCTCAAAAAGGGAGTGAAGTGAATTTGACTCTTGGTGGTATTGACCTCAACAATTCAGGCAG TGTGGTAGTGAAGTCAGACAAAAAACTCTTGACTGTTCTCTTTCCTGATGGCCGTGATGGGCGAGCTTTCACGCTTAAG GCTGAAACGATGGAAGATTTATATGATTGGAAGACTGCCCTTGAGAATGCTTTGGCACAAGCACCAAGTGCTGCACTTGTGATGGGGCAAAATGGCATCTTCAAGAATGATCCGACTGATTGTGTTGAGGGTTCATTTGATCAGTGCGTGTTACCAG TGAAGGACAAGGTGCCTGGTAAAGCAATGGTCATTGGCAGACCAGTTTTGCTTGCTTTAGAAGATGTTGATGGAACTCCATCTTTTCTAGAGAAGGCTCTTAGGTATATAGAAGAGCATG GAGTCAAGGTAGAAGGAATCTTGCGGCAAGCTGCAGCTGTTGATGATGTTGAGCATCGAATTCGAGAATACGAACAAG GGAGAACAGAGTTCTCGGCAGGGGAAGATGCACATGTGATTGCTGATTGTGTCAAG TATTTTCTCCGTGAGTTGCCATCCTCTCCAGTCCCTGCATCTTGCTGCAAGGCATTACTAGAAGCATTTCGCAAGTCTATTGGCG GAAAAGATCATAACAATCGAGTTAATGCCATGCGAGAAGCAATATTAGAAACCTTTCCTGAGCCAAATCGTCGCTTATTGCAAAG AATTCTATTGATGATGCAAAATGTGGCTTCTCACAAAGCAGAGAATCGGATGAGCACTTCAGCTGTTGCTGCTTGTATGGCACCCTTACTTCTTCGTCCCCTTCTAGCTGGTGATtgtgaaattgaaaatgattttGATGTGGGTGGTGATGGTTCCATGCAACTTCTGCAAGCAGCTGCTGCAGCTAATCATGCCCAAGCCATTGTCATAACTCTATTGGAAGAGTATGATAAGATTTTTAAT GAAGGTGTCATGTCCCCTGGACTATACTCTGACTCGGAAGAATGTGATAGTGAGGATGAGGAGGTAACTGATGACGATGAGTCTTATGAAGATGATGAACAGGATGATGCATCTCAAGAGACTGATGCGTATACTGACGATGATCTCAATGATACATCAAGCAGAAATGAGAGTGGTGACTCTGGCGAAGAAGATCTATCCGACAATAAG GGATGTGATGATCTTAGCTCTATTTCCAACTCCCCTGAAGTAGATAATGGTTCCGAAGCTGCGGAGTTGTCAAATTCAGTTCAAACTTCGTTACCTTCATATCGTGAAGTAGATAGGGGTGAGAATAGCCTGGGTGAAAGTAACAAAAATTTGACAACACTAACCGCTGAGTCGGATGAATTACTAGGAGATCTTTCCAGCAAAACTACTTTGGAGAATAAGCAAACTGGCGATCCATCTGTATGCATTAAAAGATCTTCAAGCATGTCCAATGGACGTGCACCTGATATTAATTTTCCAAGTTCTTGTGGGCGTACTTCT GGGAGGAAGAACCTTTCTATGGAATCCCTTGATTACCATTTTGATGATGA AATTGAAATCCAAAAGCTGGAGGCGACTAAAATTGATCTGCAACACAGAATTTCTGAGGAG GTTAAAGGTAATGCAGTTCTGCAAGCCAACTTAGAACAGCGAAAGAAGGCCCTGAACGAGCGCCGCCTAGCCCTCGAGCAAGAT GTGGCGAGACTACAAGAAGAGCTACAAAAGGAAAGAGACAAGAGGATGGTTCTGGAAGCAGGACTTAACAATTCTCAAGCTAACCAATCTGTTCCAGTTATCATTGATGAAAAG ATAAAGGAAGATCTAGAGGAAATAAGTCAAGCAGAGGCAGATGTCAACAATTTGAAGCAAAAGGTTGATAATCTCAGTATGCAGCTTAATCAGCAGCGTGATCAAAATTATGGTTCCCCACACGATTCAAACAATCAAGGAAG GAAAGATAAAGAGAGAGATACTGAAGCCAGTGCTGGTTCATATCTTGGAAAATCTGCAAATAAG GATAATTTAATAGATGAATCAACTATTTTACCAAACAAGACTCAGCAGGCAGATGCATCACGGAGCAGCAACTCCAGGTCTTCATCCAATTCCAAGAAGACTAGCTACAGGAGTGAG GGAACAAATTCCACTACGTCTGCTCTGACAAAGTTGACAACCCGGCTCAATTTCCTGAAGGAGCGGCGAAGCCAGCTTACCAGTGAAATCCTGGATAAAGGCCGAGGTTCAAGTCAGGCTACAGCTACTAATAAAGTTAGAGGATCAGAAGTCCGTCAATCACCGCAAATCCCAGACAAGAGCCAAGGTTCAGAAGTTCATTCTGTTCCAAATCCAGATAAAGCTAGACGATCAGAGAGCTCTCAGTCAGTCCCTAACCCAGACAAAGGGTTAGGGATAGAAGGCCAATCACAtaaaaattctgaaaaatCTAGAAAATCGGACAGTCACCAAGATGGAGGAAAATCTCTGGAAAGTCAAAATGCAGATAAAGGAAAATTTGACGGTAGTGCTGACAAAGGTAAAGGATCAGGAGGCCAACCTAAGGGAGCTCAAAGAACCAACTCCAGATGA